Proteins from one Melospiza melodia melodia isolate bMelMel2 unplaced genomic scaffold, bMelMel2.pri scaffold_62, whole genome shotgun sequence genomic window:
- the LOC134413958 gene encoding UDP-N-acetylglucosamine transferase subunit ALG13 homolog isoform X3: MKSMFVTVSTTSFDELIAAARSPPALQALQSRGYQKLVLQAGWGSLPQPQPSSSPAAAVEAFRFKDSLAEELQSADLVISHTGAGSCLETLENGKPLIVVINDKLMNHQLELAKQLHRDGCVLYCNCRTLPCTMQSMNLSAFKPFPPGQPEKFASFLNKVLGLQ, encoded by the exons ATGAAGTCCATGTTCGTCACCGTGAGCACCACCAGCTTCGATGAGCTGATCGCCGcggcccgctccccgcccgcgctGCAG GCGCTGCAGAGCCGCGGGTACcagaagctggtgctgcaggcgggctggggctcgctgccgcagccgcagcccagcagcagcccggccgcggCGGTGGAAGCGTTCCGGTTCAAGGACTcgctggctgaggagctgcagagcgcaGACCTGGTCATCAGCCACACAG GTGCTGGTAGCTGCCTGGAGACTCTAGAGAATGGAAAACCACTAATAGTAGTAATAAATGACAAGCTGATGAACCATCAGCTTGAGCtggccaaacagctgcacagagatggctgtgtcctctactgtaactgcag aactcttccatgt acaatgcagtcaatgaacttgtcagcttttaaaccttttcctcctggacagccagaaaagtttgcttcattcttgaataaagttcttgggttacaataa
- the LOC134413958 gene encoding UDP-N-acetylglucosamine transferase subunit ALG13 homolog isoform X2: protein MKSMFVTVSTTSFDELIAAARSPPALQALQSRGYQKLVLQAGWGSLPQPQPSSSPAAAVEAFRFKDSLAEELQSADLVISHTGAGSCLETLENGKPLIVVINDKLMNHQLELAKQLHRDGCVLYCNCSTLVETMQSMNLSAFKPFPPGQPEKFASFLNKVLGLQ from the exons ATGAAGTCCATGTTCGTCACCGTGAGCACCACCAGCTTCGATGAGCTGATCGCCGcggcccgctccccgcccgcgctGCAG GCGCTGCAGAGCCGCGGGTACcagaagctggtgctgcaggcgggctggggctcgctgccgcagccgcagcccagcagcagcccggccgcggCGGTGGAAGCGTTCCGGTTCAAGGACTcgctggctgaggagctgcagagcgcaGACCTGGTCATCAGCCACACAG GTGCTGGTAGCTGCCTGGAGACTCTAGAGAATGGAAAACCACTAATAGTAGTAATAAATGACAAGCTGATGAACCATCAGCTTGAGCtggccaaacagctgcacagagatggctgtgtcctctactgtaactgca gcactcttgtggagacaatgcagtcaatgaacttgtcagcttttaaaccttttcctcctggacagccagaaaagtttgcttcattcttgaataaagttcttgggttacaataa
- the LOC134413958 gene encoding UDP-N-acetylglucosamine transferase subunit ALG13 homolog isoform X1 — protein sequence MKSMFVTVSTTSFDELIAAARSPPALQALQSRGYQKLVLQAGWGSLPQPQPSSSPAAAVEAFRFKDSLAEELQSADLVISHTGAGSCLETLENGKPLIVVINDKLMNHQLELAKQLHRDGCVLYCNCRYGAAGATMQSMNLSAFKPFPPGQPEKFASFLNKVLGLQ from the exons ATGAAGTCCATGTTCGTCACCGTGAGCACCACCAGCTTCGATGAGCTGATCGCCGcggcccgctccccgcccgcgctGCAG GCGCTGCAGAGCCGCGGGTACcagaagctggtgctgcaggcgggctggggctcgctgccgcagccgcagcccagcagcagcccggccgcggCGGTGGAAGCGTTCCGGTTCAAGGACTcgctggctgaggagctgcagagcgcaGACCTGGTCATCAGCCACACAG GTGCTGGTAGCTGCCTGGAGACTCTAGAGAATGGAAAACCACTAATAGTAGTAATAAATGACAAGCTGATGAACCATCAGCTTGAGCtggccaaacagctgcacagagatggctgtgtcctctactgtaactgcaggtatggagctgctggggct acaatgcagtcaatgaacttgtcagcttttaaaccttttcctcctggacagccagaaaagtttgcttcattcttgaataaagttcttgggttacaataa